From a region of the Oncorhynchus tshawytscha isolate Ot180627B linkage group LG14, Otsh_v2.0, whole genome shotgun sequence genome:
- the cfap45 gene encoding cilia- and flagella-associated protein 45 isoform X1: MPQSIGSSSRLSGSSRSRRYRTRALTSHVDESLFGTPKQALSACNVKDTERGGRFGPRGQSSSAPSQKTQNLETVRIITKDLIRDLKIPSKDPSGLSVILRPTDIERIATASLVSTKEEREFTLESQRREREAAMDAAEDRKAHIRQADLSRQKNQGLSELEAEAKERAQYLLERANAMRMEQEDEVKKLNELILGARCHAVRDAQILERQQILAELQEEERRLDAMMEVDRRRALEAQEQIDELRKHQRIQGKQLIINQIEERLEDRMLQNEMKEQEGQLMLENLEKMQMEELEALERKKEEQQRLQQEILRINEDSLLAKERNKEEERLADLRAMEYTHKKMEREAEYEAEQRRIKREKEKDVARLRALQEREKDHKAEQDELRARRNQEGAERDWRRKEKEQLKKKVDVEERLKAARLEQVTHKEHLLSIEAGRERAEFDRVLRAQQVSICKEKDKEEKHRIKVLRHADGVRQQVREREMQAIALRREVYKEGDRLDEEARHRRIRLDEIKEKKLRELKAAGLPEKYCNEVERRVHALPALAH; encoded by the exons ATG CCGCAGAGTATAGGGTCTTCATCTAGGCTCTCTGGTAGCTCCCGTTCACGTCGCTATCGCACCCGTGCACTCACCTCTCATGTGGATGAGAGCCTCTTTGGAACCCCAAAACAG GCTCTGTCAGCCTGCAATGTCAAGGACACTGAGAGGGGTGGCCGGTTCGGACCCAGGGGCCAGTCCAGTTCAGCTCCAAGTCAGAAGACTCAGAACCTAGAGACAGTTCGCATCATCACAAAGGACCTCATCCGAGACCTGAA GATCCCAAGTAAGGATCCGTCTGGGTTGTCTGTCATCCTCCGCCCAACTGATATCGAGCGGATCGCAACAGCTTCTCTGGTTTCAACCAAGGAGGAGCGGGAGTTCACGTTGGAAtcccagaggagggagagagaagcagctatG GATGCTGCTGAGGATAGGAAGGCCCATATCCGCCAGGCTGACCTGTCTCGTCAGAAGAACCAGGGCCTAAGTGAACTGGAGGCCGAGGCCAAGGAAAGAGCTCAGTATCTGCTGGAGAGGGCCAACGCCATGAGGATGGAGCAGGAGGACGAGGTCAAGAAACTCAATGAG TTGATCCTGGGTGCCCGGTGCCACGCGGTGAGGGATGCCCAGATCCTGGAGAgacagcagatcctggctgagctacaggaggaggagaggcgtcTGGATGCCATGATGGAGGTGGACCGCAGGAGAGCCCTGGAGGCCCAGGAGCAGATCGACGAGCTGCGCAAACACCAGAGGATCCA gggAAAGCAGCTGATTATAAACCAGATTGAGGAGCGTCTGGAGGACAGGATGCTGCAGAACGAGATGAAGGAGCAGGAGGGCCAGCTGATGCTGGAGAACCTGGAGAAGATGCAGATGGAGGAGCTGGAG gctctggagaggaagaaggaggagcAGCAGCGTCTGCAGCAGGAGATCCTCCGTATCAACGAGGACAGCCTGCTGGCCAAGGAGCGCaacaaagaggaggagagactggccGACCTCCGGGCTATGGAGTACACCCACAAGAAAATG GAGCGGGAGGCTGAGTACGAGGCTGAACAGAGACGCatcaagagagagaaggagaaggacgtGGCCAGACTGCGAGccctacaggagagagaaaaagaccaCAAGGCAGAGCAG GATGAGCTTCGAGCCAGGAGGAAccaggagggagcagagagagattggaggagaaaagagaaggagcAGCTCAAGAAGAAGGTGGATGTTGAGGAGAGGTTGAAGGCAGCTCGCTTGGAGCAGGTCACACATAAGGAGCACCTCCTATCCAtcgaggctgggagagagagggctgagttTGACAGGGTTTTGAG GGCCCAGCAGGTATCCATCTGTAAGGAGAAGGACAAGGAGGAGAAACACAGGATCAAGGTGTTGCGTCACGCTGACGGGGTGCGCCAGCAGGTGAGGGAGCGGGAGATGCAGGCCATCGCCCTGCGCAGGGAGGTCTACAAAGAGGGAGACCGGCTGGACGAGGAGGCCCGCCATCGCCGCATCCGCCTTGATGAGATCAAGGAGAAGAAGCTCAGGGAGCTCAA GGCTGCTGGACTTCCAGAGAAGTATTGCAATGAAGTGGAGAGAAGGGTGCATGCTCTCCCTGCTCTGGCTCACTAG
- the cfap45 gene encoding cilia- and flagella-associated protein 45 isoform X2, which translates to MALSACNVKDTERGGRFGPRGQSSSAPSQKTQNLETVRIITKDLIRDLKIPSKDPSGLSVILRPTDIERIATASLVSTKEEREFTLESQRREREAAMDAAEDRKAHIRQADLSRQKNQGLSELEAEAKERAQYLLERANAMRMEQEDEVKKLNELILGARCHAVRDAQILERQQILAELQEEERRLDAMMEVDRRRALEAQEQIDELRKHQRIQGKQLIINQIEERLEDRMLQNEMKEQEGQLMLENLEKMQMEELEALERKKEEQQRLQQEILRINEDSLLAKERNKEEERLADLRAMEYTHKKMEREAEYEAEQRRIKREKEKDVARLRALQEREKDHKAEQDELRARRNQEGAERDWRRKEKEQLKKKVDVEERLKAARLEQVTHKEHLLSIEAGRERAEFDRVLRAQQVSICKEKDKEEKHRIKVLRHADGVRQQVREREMQAIALRREVYKEGDRLDEEARHRRIRLDEIKEKKLRELKAAGLPEKYCNEVERRVHALPALAH; encoded by the exons ATG GCTCTGTCAGCCTGCAATGTCAAGGACACTGAGAGGGGTGGCCGGTTCGGACCCAGGGGCCAGTCCAGTTCAGCTCCAAGTCAGAAGACTCAGAACCTAGAGACAGTTCGCATCATCACAAAGGACCTCATCCGAGACCTGAA GATCCCAAGTAAGGATCCGTCTGGGTTGTCTGTCATCCTCCGCCCAACTGATATCGAGCGGATCGCAACAGCTTCTCTGGTTTCAACCAAGGAGGAGCGGGAGTTCACGTTGGAAtcccagaggagggagagagaagcagctatG GATGCTGCTGAGGATAGGAAGGCCCATATCCGCCAGGCTGACCTGTCTCGTCAGAAGAACCAGGGCCTAAGTGAACTGGAGGCCGAGGCCAAGGAAAGAGCTCAGTATCTGCTGGAGAGGGCCAACGCCATGAGGATGGAGCAGGAGGACGAGGTCAAGAAACTCAATGAG TTGATCCTGGGTGCCCGGTGCCACGCGGTGAGGGATGCCCAGATCCTGGAGAgacagcagatcctggctgagctacaggaggaggagaggcgtcTGGATGCCATGATGGAGGTGGACCGCAGGAGAGCCCTGGAGGCCCAGGAGCAGATCGACGAGCTGCGCAAACACCAGAGGATCCA gggAAAGCAGCTGATTATAAACCAGATTGAGGAGCGTCTGGAGGACAGGATGCTGCAGAACGAGATGAAGGAGCAGGAGGGCCAGCTGATGCTGGAGAACCTGGAGAAGATGCAGATGGAGGAGCTGGAG gctctggagaggaagaaggaggagcAGCAGCGTCTGCAGCAGGAGATCCTCCGTATCAACGAGGACAGCCTGCTGGCCAAGGAGCGCaacaaagaggaggagagactggccGACCTCCGGGCTATGGAGTACACCCACAAGAAAATG GAGCGGGAGGCTGAGTACGAGGCTGAACAGAGACGCatcaagagagagaaggagaaggacgtGGCCAGACTGCGAGccctacaggagagagaaaaagaccaCAAGGCAGAGCAG GATGAGCTTCGAGCCAGGAGGAAccaggagggagcagagagagattggaggagaaaagagaaggagcAGCTCAAGAAGAAGGTGGATGTTGAGGAGAGGTTGAAGGCAGCTCGCTTGGAGCAGGTCACACATAAGGAGCACCTCCTATCCAtcgaggctgggagagagagggctgagttTGACAGGGTTTTGAG GGCCCAGCAGGTATCCATCTGTAAGGAGAAGGACAAGGAGGAGAAACACAGGATCAAGGTGTTGCGTCACGCTGACGGGGTGCGCCAGCAGGTGAGGGAGCGGGAGATGCAGGCCATCGCCCTGCGCAGGGAGGTCTACAAAGAGGGAGACCGGCTGGACGAGGAGGCCCGCCATCGCCGCATCCGCCTTGATGAGATCAAGGAGAAGAAGCTCAGGGAGCTCAA GGCTGCTGGACTTCCAGAGAAGTATTGCAATGAAGTGGAGAGAAGGGTGCATGCTCTCCCTGCTCTGGCTCACTAG